In Oscillatoria acuminata PCC 6304, a single window of DNA contains:
- a CDS encoding tetratricopeptide repeat protein, which produces MTKRSWLEILEYLSVAGSVAGSVAAVATQQIVYAATPLSLSVILNLANRRRLAQEPSIGGNDIELREKLARELGVLREQVQGLPTDSEFNHVQSAVSKHSEEFEEVKRQLEKTLSLAQGLELNPLRQDISVLRENYAGVQETLAALTAQLNGTDSSKSGHGVERLESAIAQINSKIAQFQNKLSKLDPGGGTPDLNPVLSEIAQIEQRLETVRSSVSQAIEQEIAGLRADLEARVSAGNPLEFGAEQVNALSSAIAKLQERQQQLEQAIAPVSELRMQLEQLNQKVAAQPDIEQVERLKNALSLAIALIPQLEQQLDLEHLGVSARGNQEAVDLTGVDESLRKIAESVSEAIAEIDTRLAPLEAVNLRRIQEDLALQTRELEQLTTGLAALQQEQGSWQTALAGLQEKIEGLPQFVAPEALEPLETALTTLKERVDLLAGFPIPELQDQLAQLADRVNNLPEAIASQSDVEQLNQALLEVTANLAEVRELTTSLENQGEVSSRLSQLDRIVSELSSRIDDTLPQEREELRQEVQSLREQLEWQGSGVPNAVSSEVTQQIHQLLEQFNSRPELEQIESLSASVSELDRRLEQLPNPSQSPAEERDAEVIDVLRLEISELRSALAQVSESIGHLSDVTPERIERLEAALGQLEGQLEQWRNRPGQVSVQPQIEQLSQQLKALATHPEVPHTTPESGHLQSLISPAIAQQLYQIESLLEGIKAHQYELVFDRPAIRSQLLEAIDTVQHRLILVCPWVSRAGLDSILLQKLEGLLQQGVQVEIGWGHLRDIEAGEFPIRINEHWQLDPMAKRGLYDALNDLEHLRSQYGDRLQLKVLGTHENFLVCDDSWAMLATHHFLSSSDAIPEREVGLRTTDPKIIQGLIERFSEPLLNPANASAYYNRGFERLDIGDYEGAVDDYTRALQIDGNQPTAYNNRGLAKFQIGDFAGAISDYTRSLELNDNEAVVYFNRGFARFNQGDYTGAIGDYTESILKAPEQTGAYFYRGEAYGRLGNYQQAAEDYSRAIQLNPQDAVAYNNRGLARYNQADYPGAIADYTEALRLKPDDAVAYLNRGVARSAGTDYHGAIEDFTQALSLNEKYASAYNYRGRARAEMGDRQGAIGDLQTAANLFSRQGDTIHHQQAIAALTALASAE; this is translated from the coding sequence ATGACTAAGCGAAGTTGGCTAGAAATTCTGGAATATTTATCCGTGGCGGGTTCCGTGGCGGGTTCCGTGGCAGCAGTCGCGACGCAGCAGATTGTTTATGCTGCAACGCCCCTATCCCTGTCGGTGATCCTCAATTTGGCTAATCGCCGTCGATTAGCCCAAGAACCGTCCATCGGAGGCAATGACATCGAACTCCGGGAGAAACTCGCCCGGGAATTAGGGGTTTTACGCGAACAAGTACAGGGATTGCCGACGGATTCGGAATTTAATCATGTCCAGTCGGCAGTATCGAAACATTCGGAGGAATTTGAAGAGGTTAAGCGACAGTTAGAAAAAACTCTGTCCCTGGCGCAAGGGTTGGAGTTGAATCCCTTGCGCCAAGATATTTCTGTGCTTCGGGAGAATTATGCCGGGGTCCAGGAGACTTTGGCGGCCCTGACTGCACAACTTAATGGTACAGACTCCTCCAAGAGTGGACATGGGGTTGAGCGATTGGAGAGTGCGATCGCCCAAATTAATAGCAAAATTGCCCAATTTCAAAATAAACTCTCGAAATTGGACCCAGGCGGTGGGACTCCGGATTTAAACCCGGTTTTGTCAGAGATTGCTCAAATTGAACAGCGACTGGAAACGGTTCGCTCTAGTGTGAGTCAAGCGATTGAGCAAGAAATTGCCGGGTTGCGCGCGGATCTCGAAGCGCGTGTTAGCGCCGGAAATCCCCTGGAATTTGGCGCGGAACAGGTGAATGCCCTAAGTTCAGCGATCGCCAAATTGCAGGAACGGCAGCAGCAGTTAGAACAGGCGATCGCCCCGGTGAGCGAGTTGCGGATGCAACTAGAACAACTGAATCAGAAGGTAGCAGCACAACCGGATATTGAGCAAGTGGAACGCTTGAAAAATGCTTTATCCCTGGCGATCGCCTTGATTCCTCAACTGGAACAGCAATTAGATTTAGAACACCTTGGGGTTTCCGCCCGTGGTAACCAGGAGGCGGTAGATTTAACGGGGGTGGATGAATCCCTGCGGAAAATTGCCGAATCCGTCAGCGAGGCGATCGCCGAAATTGATACGCGGTTAGCCCCCCTAGAAGCAGTAAACCTGCGCCGCATTCAAGAGGATTTGGCCCTGCAAACCCGCGAGTTAGAACAGTTAACCACAGGATTAGCGGCCCTGCAACAAGAACAGGGGTCCTGGCAAACTGCCCTTGCCGGATTACAGGAGAAAATTGAGGGATTACCCCAATTTGTTGCCCCAGAAGCCTTAGAACCCCTAGAAACTGCCCTCACAACCCTCAAAGAACGGGTGGATCTTTTGGCCGGATTTCCCATTCCCGAACTCCAGGACCAGCTTGCACAGTTAGCCGATCGCGTCAATAATTTACCCGAAGCGATCGCCTCACAATCCGATGTGGAACAACTGAATCAAGCGCTGCTGGAAGTTACCGCGAACCTGGCAGAAGTGCGAGAACTCACTACCTCCCTGGAAAACCAAGGTGAAGTGAGCAGTCGCCTCAGTCAACTGGATAGGATCGTGAGTGAACTAAGCTCACGCATTGACGACACACTGCCGCAAGAACGGGAGGAGTTGCGCCAAGAGGTGCAGAGTCTGCGGGAACAACTGGAATGGCAAGGGAGTGGCGTTCCCAATGCGGTATCCAGTGAGGTAACTCAGCAAATCCACCAATTGCTAGAACAGTTCAACTCTCGTCCAGAATTGGAGCAAATTGAAAGCCTCAGTGCCAGTGTGAGTGAACTGGATCGGCGATTGGAACAACTGCCCAATCCTAGCCAATCCCCGGCAGAGGAACGGGATGCCGAAGTGATTGATGTCCTGCGTCTGGAAATTTCTGAGTTGCGATCGGCCCTGGCGCAAGTGAGCGAATCCATCGGTCACTTATCCGATGTGACCCCGGAGAGAATCGAACGGTTAGAAGCGGCTTTAGGACAACTGGAAGGACAACTGGAACAGTGGCGCAATCGCCCGGGACAAGTTTCCGTGCAACCGCAGATTGAGCAACTGAGTCAGCAGCTTAAAGCCCTGGCAACCCATCCAGAAGTGCCTCACACTACCCCGGAAAGTGGTCATCTGCAATCCCTGATTTCTCCGGCGATCGCCCAGCAATTATATCAAATTGAATCCTTGCTGGAAGGGATTAAAGCTCATCAGTATGAGTTAGTGTTTGACCGACCCGCGATTAGATCACAACTGTTAGAGGCGATCGATACGGTTCAACATCGCCTGATTTTAGTCTGTCCTTGGGTCAGTCGGGCGGGATTGGATAGTATTCTGCTGCAAAAACTAGAAGGATTGCTGCAACAGGGTGTTCAAGTGGAAATCGGTTGGGGACATCTGCGGGATATTGAAGCCGGAGAATTCCCGATTCGGATTAATGAACATTGGCAACTGGACCCGATGGCGAAACGCGGGTTATATGATGCTTTGAATGATTTGGAACATCTGCGCAGTCAATATGGCGATCGCCTCCAGTTAAAAGTTCTTGGCACTCATGAGAACTTTTTAGTGTGCGATGACAGTTGGGCGATGTTGGCAACTCATCATTTCCTGAGTAGCAGTGATGCGATACCGGAACGGGAAGTGGGATTACGCACGACGGATCCGAAGATTATTCAAGGATTAATTGAGCGATTTAGTGAACCGTTGCTGAATCCTGCCAATGCCAGCGCCTATTACAATCGCGGATTTGAGCGGTTGGATATTGGGGATTATGAAGGGGCGGTTGATGATTATACTCGGGCGTTGCAGATTGATGGCAATCAGCCGACGGCGTATAATAATCGTGGATTGGCGAAGTTCCAAATCGGTGATTTTGCCGGGGCAATTTCCGACTATACGCGATCGCTGGAATTGAATGACAATGAAGCGGTGGTGTATTTTAACCGAGGATTTGCCCGGTTTAATCAAGGGGATTATACGGGGGCAATTGGCGATTACACCGAGTCAATTTTGAAAGCGCCGGAACAGACAGGGGCTTATTTCTATCGCGGGGAAGCCTACGGACGCTTGGGGAATTATCAACAAGCGGCAGAGGATTACAGCCGCGCGATTCAACTGAATCCCCAAGATGCGGTGGCGTATAACAACCGAGGATTAGCCCGGTATAACCAAGCGGACTATCCCGGGGCGATCGCTGATTATACAGAAGCCTTGCGTTTGAAACCCGATGATGCTGTTGCCTACTTGAATCGGGGGGTTGCCCGGTCCGCAGGGACTGATTATCATGGGGCCATTGAGGACTTTACCCAGGCCCTGAGTCTGAATGAGAAGTATGCCAGTGCCTATAACTATCGGGGTCGGGCGAGGGCAGAAATGGGCGATCGCCAAGGGGCGATCGGGGACTTACAAACGGCGGCAAACTTGTTTTCTCGCCAAGGAGATACCATCCATCACCAACAGGCGATCGCGGCCCTAACTGCGTTGGCGAGTGCAGAGTAA